One segment of Fimbriimonadales bacterium DNA contains the following:
- a CDS encoding S8 family serine peptidase, producing the protein MTGKLWKWISCLIISASSFGVTAFALDTDYPYKKGEIIVWLKNQSTTYDQASSFAQSYGMVLKRMMRAPGMFLIYLPDADKLSELEEKAIIQEKLDAIRESVLVKAAYLNHKVELYQNPNDPELGTSVNDTTKQWNLFQIGLPDPGGAWETTKGRDGVIVADIDTWYDLDHPDFLDKFGNLRFITGYNTFTGGTEVRPPLPPDALDFFTHGTMTASVMVAGTDNALDMAGVTWEGVKCLPIVACDDFGNLWFELIFDAYQFVIDYNEIPDLPPLLAQNMSYGAGFPDAISEQMLNHIASQGTIPFASSGNSRPFPAGWPASFKSVVSVAGTRYDGGTKGTFASYSSPGSEDGIHKVDIATPTGDFTADVLCLGYFGGSSGTVAGGGTSYSCPEAVGAAALLFSGGIAREDIVDVLKETAVVAPGDTKPNLDTGWGEIDVAAAAALLVPYIKPITPENGATIKYQKVPFVFRLFRVETSGANAPVVTIETQDGSFSQTVDAGDYTIDPDPEGDPNIFILKGATRLYDGVNNDNSWIIRVEGVDDATNAIPVEGEVQLSVVSHKWTTFSEPSTGKIMFSLPYGIGGDGAPPGGYLPEDLFGTLGVDFDMARWVFTGLDANGNPQGTYSFYTGGDNTQDAGFTPASAEIIKTYQSGSTTQETPQNGPWGVGWWLLLPTNFTASMPVEEGPEPDVLHYRIKLNPGWNQFGNPYDYFVDWGNCLIVIETTFGENVYTIDEAAAKKIINPQIFRWQLTSDGTGVDMDYTWRGTANGQLVPFESHWVRAHKECWLQVPPTPANESSPKGDGSIIHGDGWAMQLSVEAPGARDKNNFFGATKDFDESQDVVAEPPPGPNDVVLYFLGKDGKTAVAQDLREFSKSKQTYTFVVRPHRANATYTLRWNEIASSSQRIRLTLYDEATEKTQIVRNGTTFQFRADEKLTPRKFTITAVPETPGKLLISGTRVSGGARSSYTIQYTLTTDANVQVRILATNGKYIADLESRSRSAGTATVVWNGRDSRGIAVPPGVYIVQILAETPEGERARVTTPVTVVR; encoded by the coding sequence ATGACAGGAAAACTTTGGAAATGGATATCGTGCCTAATAATTAGTGCATCGAGTTTCGGTGTAACGGCTTTTGCACTAGACACGGACTACCCGTACAAGAAGGGTGAGATCATCGTGTGGTTGAAGAATCAATCCACGACCTATGATCAAGCCTCCTCTTTTGCGCAGAGTTACGGGATGGTTCTGAAACGTATGATGCGTGCACCGGGGATGTTTCTTATTTATTTACCGGATGCGGACAAATTGTCCGAGTTAGAAGAGAAAGCAATCATCCAAGAAAAACTCGATGCGATTCGCGAAAGCGTTCTCGTCAAGGCTGCTTATCTCAATCACAAAGTAGAACTGTATCAAAATCCCAACGATCCTGAATTAGGAACGAGCGTAAACGATACGACTAAGCAATGGAACTTGTTCCAAATTGGATTACCGGATCCAGGGGGGGCATGGGAAACCACGAAAGGACGCGATGGTGTAATCGTCGCCGATATCGACACGTGGTATGACTTAGACCATCCCGATTTTCTCGATAAATTCGGAAACCTCCGCTTCATTACAGGCTACAACACTTTCACCGGTGGCACGGAGGTTCGTCCGCCTTTGCCTCCTGATGCTTTAGACTTTTTCACCCACGGCACGATGACAGCGAGCGTCATGGTTGCTGGAACGGATAACGCTCTCGATATGGCAGGCGTGACGTGGGAAGGTGTGAAGTGTCTACCGATTGTCGCTTGCGATGATTTCGGAAACCTTTGGTTCGAGTTAATTTTCGATGCATATCAATTCGTGATCGATTACAACGAAATCCCCGACTTGCCCCCCCTTCTCGCGCAAAACATGAGTTATGGGGCTGGTTTTCCCGATGCAATTTCCGAGCAAATGCTCAATCACATCGCATCGCAAGGAACGATTCCTTTCGCTTCATCAGGGAATAGCCGTCCTTTCCCTGCCGGTTGGCCTGCGAGTTTCAAGAGCGTAGTGTCCGTCGCTGGAACACGTTACGATGGAGGCACAAAGGGGACATTTGCAAGTTATTCGAGTCCTGGTAGCGAAGACGGAATTCACAAAGTTGATATCGCTACACCTACTGGCGATTTTACGGCAGACGTTCTTTGCTTAGGGTATTTCGGAGGCAGTTCTGGAACTGTTGCTGGTGGTGGAACTTCTTATTCGTGTCCTGAAGCGGTGGGGGCGGCAGCACTTCTATTTTCTGGAGGAATAGCGCGAGAGGATATCGTGGACGTATTGAAAGAAACGGCTGTCGTCGCTCCAGGAGATACGAAACCGAATCTCGACACGGGTTGGGGCGAAATAGATGTCGCTGCCGCTGCAGCGCTTTTAGTTCCTTATATCAAACCGATAACTCCCGAAAACGGCGCAACGATCAAATATCAAAAAGTGCCTTTTGTTTTTCGTCTGTTTCGTGTGGAGACATCCGGCGCGAATGCGCCTGTCGTTACGATCGAAACACAAGATGGTAGTTTCTCGCAAACCGTAGATGCGGGTGATTACACCATAGACCCAGACCCAGAAGGCGACCCGAACATTTTCATTTTGAAAGGGGCAACGCGTTTATACGATGGCGTAAATAACGATAACAGTTGGATTATTCGTGTAGAAGGCGTAGACGATGCTACGAACGCGATCCCGGTCGAAGGGGAAGTGCAGTTGTCGGTAGTTTCCCATAAGTGGACGACATTCAGCGAACCTTCGACGGGAAAGATTATGTTTTCGCTCCCATATGGAATCGGTGGTGATGGCGCACCGCCAGGAGGATATCTACCTGAGGATCTTTTCGGGACGTTAGGTGTGGATTTCGATATGGCGCGATGGGTTTTCACCGGCCTGGATGCGAATGGGAATCCGCAAGGAACGTACTCGTTTTACACAGGGGGGGATAACACCCAAGATGCAGGGTTCACTCCTGCAAGCGCAGAAATCATCAAAACCTATCAATCCGGCTCTACGACACAAGAAACACCACAAAACGGTCCTTGGGGTGTAGGTTGGTGGTTACTCCTTCCGACGAATTTCACCGCCTCTATGCCCGTCGAGGAAGGTCCTGAGCCCGATGTTTTGCACTATAGAATTAAATTGAATCCGGGTTGGAATCAATTCGGAAACCCATACGATTACTTCGTGGATTGGGGCAACTGCCTCATCGTTATCGAGACGACGTTCGGTGAGAATGTATACACGATTGACGAAGCAGCAGCGAAGAAGATCATCAATCCTCAGATTTTCCGCTGGCAATTAACGAGCGATGGGACCGGCGTCGATATGGATTACACGTGGAGAGGAACTGCGAACGGTCAATTGGTTCCTTTCGAATCCCATTGGGTGCGCGCTCACAAAGAATGCTGGCTGCAAGTTCCACCGACACCGGCGAACGAAAGCAGCCCGAAGGGTGATGGCTCGATCATTCACGGAGACGGTTGGGCAATGCAGTTGAGTGTCGAAGCACCGGGTGCACGAGATAAAAATAACTTTTTCGGCGCGACGAAGGATTTCGACGAATCGCAAGACGTCGTAGCCGAACCCCCCCCTGGACCTAACGATGTCGTTCTGTATTTCTTAGGAAAAGACGGAAAGACTGCCGTAGCGCAAGATTTGCGAGAGTTTTCGAAGAGCAAGCAAACTTATACTTTCGTGGTTCGCCCCCACCGTGCGAACGCGACGTATACTCTTCGATGGAACGAAATCGCATCCTCTTCGCAAAGGATACGTTTGACCCTTTATGATGAAGCGACGGAAAAGACCCAAATCGTGCGCAATGGCACGACATTCCAATTCCGCGCTGATGAAAAACTCACTCCGAGGAAATTCACGATAACCGCTGTACCTGAAACGCCTGGAAAACTCCTCATCAGCGGGACGAGAGTTTCCGGAGGAGCACGCAGTAGTTACACGATTCAATACACGTTGACGACGGATGCGAACGTTCAAGTGCGCATCTTGGCGACGAACGGAAAGTACATTGCCGATTTAGAATCGCGCTCTCGCAGTGCCGGCACTGCCACTGTGGTTTGGAACGGTCGTGATTCTCGCGGTATTGCAGTCCCCCCCGGCGTTTACATCGTACAAATTTTGGCGGAAACACCGGAGGGAGAACGCGCAAGGGTTACGACCCCTGTAACTGTCGTACGATAG
- the nadB gene encoding L-aspartate oxidase: MKNEDSRVKVKECDFLVIGSGIAGLTFALRTSDHAKVLVVTKGKLSDANTSWAQGGVAAAVGEDDSWRLHEEDTLRAGAGLCDPVAVRFLVQNARPVLEWLISIGAQFDFTDNHGLPHLALAREGGHSRSRIVHHADQSGAEIQRALTEAVKKQPAIEFWEHTFCESLGMRDNRCTGAFVYKKDEGRYEIRARSVLLGTGSCCWVYRYTTNPPIATGDGVALASSSGAEIRDMEFIQFHPTTLYHPRGRNFLISEIVRGAGAVLRNSEGKRFMLDYDPRAELAPRDIVARAIYTEMTRTKQPCVYLDLTHLDPKQVRKMFPGICDRLAKYGFDITKQLIPVIPAAHYQCGGVHTDLNGRTNITDLYASGEVAHTGVHGANRLASNSLLEALVFSFAAAEHAPRHAGNIERGEFVEQNVPPVPPDMVPSLVKRLRNLMWEKAGIVRSNKGLEEAANTIHEMIEAVRTRHRSDKDKTFLRKGSEAANMLECARLIVQAAIARKENVGLHYNIDLDTSAKAVVQKASTP, from the coding sequence ATGAAAAACGAAGATTCCCGAGTAAAAGTAAAAGAATGCGATTTTTTAGTTATCGGTAGCGGGATAGCGGGTTTGACGTTCGCCCTGCGTACGTCGGATCATGCAAAGGTCCTCGTCGTTACAAAGGGCAAACTCTCCGATGCGAACACGAGTTGGGCTCAAGGGGGGGTTGCTGCTGCGGTGGGAGAGGACGATTCTTGGCGATTGCACGAAGAGGACACCTTGCGCGCAGGCGCAGGACTTTGCGATCCTGTTGCTGTGCGCTTTTTGGTGCAGAATGCGCGGCCTGTTTTGGAATGGCTCATCAGCATCGGCGCGCAATTCGATTTCACGGATAACCACGGACTTCCCCATCTCGCTCTCGCACGAGAGGGGGGGCACAGTCGTAGCAGGATCGTTCACCACGCGGACCAATCCGGTGCTGAAATTCAACGCGCGCTCACTGAAGCCGTTAAGAAACAACCGGCAATCGAATTTTGGGAACATACTTTCTGCGAATCTTTAGGGATGAGGGATAATCGCTGTACAGGAGCCTTCGTCTACAAAAAAGACGAAGGAAGATACGAAATTCGCGCAAGAAGCGTATTGCTCGGTACAGGAAGTTGCTGTTGGGTTTACCGCTATACCACGAACCCCCCCATTGCAACGGGCGATGGCGTCGCCTTAGCTTCTTCCTCAGGAGCAGAGATACGAGATATGGAGTTCATCCAATTCCATCCGACCACCCTTTATCACCCACGAGGCAGAAATTTTCTCATTAGCGAAATCGTACGCGGTGCCGGCGCTGTCCTTCGCAATTCCGAAGGAAAACGCTTTATGTTAGATTACGACCCTCGCGCAGAACTCGCCCCGAGAGACATCGTCGCAAGAGCGATCTACACAGAAATGACGCGCACGAAACAGCCTTGCGTTTATTTAGACCTCACCCATCTCGATCCAAAACAAGTGCGAAAGATGTTCCCTGGTATTTGTGATCGTTTGGCGAAATACGGTTTCGATATTACGAAACAACTCATTCCGGTAATACCTGCCGCTCACTATCAATGCGGGGGGGTTCATACGGATTTGAACGGAAGAACGAACATCACGGATTTATACGCCTCGGGAGAGGTTGCGCATACGGGAGTGCATGGCGCCAATCGCTTGGCGAGCAACAGCCTTTTGGAAGCCCTCGTATTTTCCTTCGCGGCGGCGGAACACGCTCCTCGGCATGCAGGAAACATCGAGAGGGGGGAATTCGTAGAGCAAAATGTGCCCCCCGTTCCTCCAGATATGGTTCCCAGTTTGGTTAAAAGACTTCGAAATCTGATGTGGGAAAAAGCGGGCATCGTACGCTCGAATAAGGGACTCGAGGAAGCAGCGAATACGATTCATGAGATGATAGAAGCCGTTCGCACGAGACATCGTTCCGACAAAGATAAGACTTTCCTTAGAAAAGGCAGCGAGGCAGCGAACATGCTCGAGTGCGCAAGGCTCATCGTTCAAGCAGCGATTGCCCGAAAAGAGAACGTGGGCTTACACTACAACATCGATTTGGATACCTCCGCGAAAGCCGTGGTGCAAAAGGCGAGCACTCCCTAA
- a CDS encoding Ig-like domain-containing protein, with product MRSSLLLFLIFFPLVILASGSVRLSAYPNLSVADGKSVITISAEARDSGGRIVADGSSVHFTTNLGTFREADTTTINGVARAILVAPNSPGIARITATVPSVGTVGTLEIEFVKDRSVLSATRQYIEISSPEYLVYHNELQIVSAAGKEKPAFVKYKDISIDAADLQLDLKTLVVLAKDAEITVGGEKINCKRLRYSLYRRRGSAIAQKEGRAGYFQLMGSRLDEGSGMTPNEFEFQDVGRASSSIHAERIIAFPQRELQFHRARVYVGDMRVLSMPLYALRLSNVSQGNPLGEQIVSYFNNSIVLNYPYFVSLTPSFMSVLRLRSGSIYGRGYAASGGVFLDWENSYQGQEYEGSCTLGGVGRKDMGLIWQHSHHFSDDTSVNAVLEFPSFDSVFGSVTAARPFDGFSVNVSATSSKSFDGFDAESRRAELNMDTDPERIGRLPATFSLGLTAVSGFARLEDKESHQEGAGMRSRLVLLPQKLSSNLILNGSLTLSHLWGEGRGDGFGVVGNLGVVSKFGNSGSLTMAYDYVHDAFTETLTGRHRLTAQVTERFGPLSFSAYGVKSLDVDSHTLFFDGSYFLNKKWRIGTSLTFDRYFGSELEDKTLILGYRIGVREVAITYSTDTGKFGFQLINAPVR from the coding sequence ATGCGCTCGTCTCTTTTGCTGTTTCTGATATTTTTCCCTCTTGTGATTTTGGCATCTGGTTCGGTTCGTCTCAGTGCGTATCCGAATCTCTCCGTTGCAGATGGGAAGAGCGTGATTACGATCAGCGCAGAGGCGAGGGATTCGGGGGGGCGCATCGTCGCGGATGGCAGCAGTGTTCATTTCACGACGAACTTAGGAACATTTCGTGAAGCGGACACGACGACAATCAATGGTGTCGCTCGTGCGATTCTCGTGGCTCCGAACTCACCGGGAATAGCCCGCATCACAGCGACCGTGCCGTCTGTCGGAACCGTGGGAACTTTGGAAATCGAGTTCGTGAAAGACCGCTCGGTTCTTTCGGCGACGAGACAGTATATCGAAATATCGAGTCCCGAATATCTCGTTTACCATAACGAACTGCAAATCGTTTCCGCAGCGGGAAAAGAGAAACCTGCTTTTGTTAAATATAAAGATATTTCGATTGACGCGGCGGATTTGCAACTGGATTTAAAAACGCTTGTCGTGCTTGCGAAGGATGCGGAAATCACAGTGGGGGGCGAAAAAATTAATTGTAAAAGATTGAGATATTCGCTTTATCGTCGTCGCGGTTCGGCGATTGCTCAAAAAGAAGGCAGAGCGGGTTATTTTCAGTTGATGGGTTCTCGATTGGATGAAGGTTCTGGGATGACACCGAACGAGTTCGAATTTCAAGACGTAGGGCGCGCGAGCAGCAGCATTCATGCGGAGCGCATCATCGCATTCCCTCAAAGAGAACTGCAATTTCATCGCGCTCGGGTTTACGTGGGGGATATGCGCGTGTTGAGCATGCCTCTCTATGCGCTTCGTTTGTCGAATGTGTCTCAAGGTAATCCGCTCGGAGAGCAAATCGTAAGTTATTTCAACAACAGCATCGTATTGAATTACCCGTACTTCGTTTCCTTGACTCCGAGTTTTATGAGTGTACTGCGTCTCCGCAGTGGCTCGATTTATGGCAGGGGATATGCGGCGAGCGGGGGGGTATTTCTCGATTGGGAGAATTCCTATCAAGGGCAAGAATACGAAGGCTCATGCACATTGGGGGGGGTAGGAAGAAAGGACATGGGATTGATATGGCAGCACTCTCATCATTTCAGCGACGACACTTCCGTAAACGCAGTTCTCGAGTTTCCGAGTTTCGACTCGGTTTTCGGCAGTGTTACGGCGGCTCGCCCATTCGATGGTTTTAGCGTCAATGTTTCGGCAACGAGTTCGAAATCCTTCGACGGTTTCGATGCAGAAAGTCGCCGTGCAGAATTGAATATGGATACAGATCCCGAAAGAATAGGGCGTTTGCCAGCGACGTTTTCATTAGGATTAACCGCGGTCTCTGGCTTCGCGCGATTGGAGGATAAGGAATCGCATCAAGAAGGGGCGGGAATGCGGAGTCGCCTTGTCTTGCTTCCGCAAAAATTGAGTTCGAATCTTATATTGAACGGCTCTCTCACGCTTTCTCATTTATGGGGTGAAGGGCGTGGAGATGGATTCGGAGTGGTGGGGAATCTCGGGGTCGTGTCGAAATTCGGAAATAGTGGTTCTCTTACGATGGCGTACGATTATGTGCACGACGCTTTTACGGAAACACTCACCGGCAGACATCGCCTTACTGCGCAAGTGACCGAGCGTTTCGGACCTTTGTCCTTTAGTGCATATGGGGTAAAGAGTTTGGACGTAGATAGTCATACATTGTTTTTCGACGGTTCGTATTTTCTCAATAAAAAGTGGCGTATAGGGACATCGTTGACATTCGACCGCTATTTCGGTAGCGAATTAGAAGATAAAACATTGATATTAGGGTATCGAATCGGCGTGCGTGAAGTTGCAATAACGTATTCGACCGATACGGGGAAATTCGGTTTTCAGTTGATTAATGCACCTGTAAGGTAA
- the rpsA gene encoding 30S ribosomal protein S1, with product MTDETTMMPSHQPENDVQAIEGSNESKKNESNTNQNDENSEKFERKNGYDEFSAAMEEFASEGIDEVPQPLTKGEVVTATVVQVDKDRVFVDLGQKRQKAEGVIPLAELSQKAIDSASDVVKVGDRIKVKVIRPDSREGNPIVSKRLADFEAAWERLVEDYKSGRIINAMVINRVRGGLEVDVGVRGFVPASHVATSDIKKLDRYVGQSIPLKIIDIDSVRNKVVLSNKEAEEILREQRRKEFFANVRNGDILKGKVRRLVDYGAFVDLNGVDGLLHVSEISWARLEHPREELKVGDEVTVMVLRVDPERGRVSLGRRHVLPDPWVSIKENYHIGQQLKTKISRVVQSGAFVRLPEGAEAFIPVSEMAHRRISRPSDIVKPGDEVDVQVIELRPEERRMVLSMKALLPYEERQPRREPKRKGRQRRITRTEEEPHSTGTTIGERLGALRGLIQRDEEQSDESVETEQSESSVAAVDLEASEEQEHPERREAENAD from the coding sequence ATGACCGACGAGACAACAATGATGCCCTCTCATCAGCCGGAAAACGATGTCCAGGCTATCGAGGGCTCGAACGAATCTAAAAAGAACGAATCGAACACGAACCAAAACGACGAAAACTCTGAAAAGTTCGAACGAAAGAACGGATACGACGAGTTCTCCGCGGCTATGGAGGAATTTGCTTCGGAGGGAATCGACGAAGTTCCGCAGCCGCTAACAAAAGGCGAAGTCGTCACAGCAACTGTTGTTCAAGTAGACAAAGACCGAGTTTTTGTCGACCTCGGGCAAAAACGCCAGAAAGCAGAAGGCGTCATTCCTCTGGCTGAACTTTCGCAGAAGGCAATTGATTCCGCTTCGGATGTCGTCAAAGTCGGCGACAGAATCAAGGTGAAAGTGATAAGACCCGACTCTCGAGAGGGGAACCCGATAGTGAGCAAAAGGCTCGCGGATTTCGAGGCAGCATGGGAACGTCTCGTCGAAGACTACAAGTCCGGAAGAATTATCAACGCAATGGTTATTAATCGCGTTCGAGGCGGATTAGAAGTAGATGTAGGCGTTAGAGGGTTTGTGCCTGCATCCCATGTCGCTACGAGCGATATCAAAAAATTAGATAGGTACGTGGGACAAAGCATCCCATTGAAAATCATTGATATAGATAGCGTCAGAAATAAAGTCGTCCTCTCCAACAAAGAGGCAGAAGAAATCCTGCGGGAACAAAGGCGAAAAGAATTTTTCGCGAATGTTCGAAACGGCGACATTCTAAAAGGGAAAGTTCGACGCCTCGTGGATTACGGCGCTTTCGTTGATTTGAACGGGGTAGATGGGTTGCTTCACGTGAGCGAAATTTCATGGGCAAGGCTCGAGCATCCTCGCGAAGAGCTTAAAGTCGGCGACGAGGTAACCGTGATGGTTTTACGTGTTGACCCCGAAAGAGGAAGAGTAAGTTTGGGGCGACGCCATGTTCTCCCCGACCCGTGGGTTAGCATAAAAGAAAACTATCACATCGGGCAACAACTGAAGACGAAAATCTCTCGCGTGGTGCAAAGCGGTGCCTTCGTAAGACTCCCTGAAGGAGCGGAGGCATTTATCCCTGTGAGTGAAATGGCTCACCGCAGAATCTCGAGACCGTCGGATATTGTCAAACCGGGAGACGAAGTGGACGTTCAAGTTATCGAACTTCGTCCGGAAGAAAGAAGAATGGTGTTGTCTATGAAGGCGCTTCTTCCTTATGAAGAACGTCAGCCGAGACGAGAGCCGAAGCGTAAAGGGCGACAGAGACGTATAACTCGAACCGAAGAAGAACCCCATTCGACGGGTACGACTATAGGCGAGCGACTTGGCGCTCTAAGAGGCTTAATTCAGCGGGATGAAGAACAATCCGACGAATCGGTTGAAACGGAACAATCGGAAAGCAGCGTCGCTGCAGTAGATTTAGAAGCGTCCGAGGAACAAGAGCATCCGGAACGAAGAGAAGCAGAAAATGCGGACTAA
- the coaE gene encoding dephospho-CoA kinase (Dephospho-CoA kinase (CoaE) performs the final step in coenzyme A biosynthesis.) has protein sequence MRIAITGGPCDGKSTVLFFLKELGFPGISADEIVSSLYEDPDFQRKLKEEFGEEAVRGGKVNKTWLREMAFSDANFRRRLNACMHPLVLNRMFSWGENAEGTCFFEIPLLIETVTHPYFDEVWVLDSGEENRMKRLTARFQGDEHMARKVMEAQLPTEVKRVFADRIVRTDFPIHTVKLLIEKIVSDIDF, from the coding sequence GTGCGCATTGCCATAACGGGCGGACCGTGTGACGGAAAGAGCACGGTCTTATTTTTTTTGAAAGAGCTGGGGTTCCCAGGAATCAGCGCAGATGAGATTGTCTCGAGTTTGTATGAAGACCCGGATTTCCAGAGGAAACTCAAGGAGGAGTTTGGAGAAGAAGCAGTACGAGGGGGAAAAGTAAACAAAACTTGGCTTCGAGAAATGGCTTTTAGTGACGCTAACTTCCGGAGGCGACTTAATGCCTGTATGCATCCTTTGGTTTTGAATCGCATGTTTTCGTGGGGGGAAAATGCGGAGGGGACATGCTTTTTCGAAATTCCTTTACTCATCGAGACGGTTACCCATCCTTACTTCGATGAAGTTTGGGTGCTGGATTCCGGAGAAGAAAATCGGATGAAGAGGTTGACGGCTCGTTTTCAAGGCGATGAGCATATGGCGAGGAAGGTAATGGAGGCGCAACTCCCCACGGAAGTGAAACGTGTATTTGCTGACCGAATTGTGCGAACCGATTTCCCGATTCATACAGTCAAGTTACTGATAGAAAAAATCGTGTCGGACATAGACTTTTAG
- a CDS encoding redox-sensing transcriptional repressor Rex, which yields MDTLELQNKIPIPTLQRLATLYKVLREAEAKGETFLDSLELETRTGTSAAQIRKDLSLVKLTGKPGVGYEVEPLRRQIARFLKIDRTLPFALVGVGNLGQALASYPGFGEYNFRLAAVFDNDPQKIGKTINGFVIEDANALPRRLRELKIRVVAITVPAPAAQGVVEAAIRGGARWILNFTPTHLKVPEDCFVRDVSFTHEFAILAYFINREK from the coding sequence TTGGACACGCTCGAACTTCAAAATAAAATTCCTATCCCTACGCTCCAACGTCTTGCAACTCTCTATAAAGTTTTGCGAGAAGCGGAAGCAAAGGGAGAAACTTTTTTAGACAGCCTGGAACTGGAAACACGGACAGGCACATCCGCTGCGCAAATCCGCAAAGACCTCAGCCTGGTCAAATTGACGGGCAAGCCAGGAGTAGGATACGAGGTAGAGCCTCTACGTCGACAAATTGCGCGTTTTCTGAAAATTGACCGAACGTTACCATTCGCACTCGTCGGAGTAGGAAACCTCGGCCAAGCATTAGCCTCTTATCCAGGTTTCGGAGAGTACAACTTTCGGCTCGCCGCTGTTTTCGATAACGACCCTCAAAAGATAGGAAAGACGATCAATGGGTTCGTCATCGAGGATGCAAACGCATTGCCACGACGCTTGCGTGAATTGAAGATTCGAGTCGTAGCGATAACCGTTCCAGCCCCTGCTGCGCAAGGTGTGGTTGAGGCAGCAATTCGCGGTGGGGCTCGTTGGATCTTGAATTTCACTCCCACACACCTAAAAGTTCCGGAAGACTGCTTCGTTCGGGACGTATCCTTCACACACGAATTCGCGATACTGGCGTATTTTATCAATAGAGAAAAATGA
- a CDS encoding M48 family metalloprotease, whose translation MAKVLGSAYYRSVPNPGTNRYLHLIVIGYFLELFFLLSLVGIAAGSGYGIYWVLTSGTVGGYVRYKLVIFFATVILSVLPCLFVFRPRYRPFGFEIQRNRHPRLWSLIDEVARGMQTKPPDTIFLNHEVNAAVFEVGGIFGMNRKRIMIIGLGELSAVNISEFRATIAHELAHYAGKHTALNGWLIRTSERIELLAQEETPWLLALFVNFYLFVFMRFVGSLRRREEFYADEISARLVGRTAAMESLKKEYIYGYLQEHFYDKGGMNAIHDGINYFAALRQYAKSAYNQDQFPNIEKKIGAIYPTPYDQHPTYPERIAFLRRLPDKPHNTDTRLARELLDNPDEVENGLTKWMKVLIDLTPTVPRD comes from the coding sequence ATGGCTAAGGTACTTGGAAGTGCATACTATCGTTCCGTTCCAAATCCCGGGACGAATCGCTATCTCCATCTCATCGTCATCGGCTACTTTTTGGAACTCTTTTTTCTGCTCTCGCTCGTTGGCATTGCGGCGGGTTCAGGTTACGGTATTTACTGGGTACTTACATCAGGCACCGTTGGCGGTTATGTTCGTTACAAACTAGTGATTTTTTTCGCCACCGTGATTCTATCGGTGCTTCCGTGTCTTTTCGTATTTCGCCCGAGATATCGCCCCTTCGGTTTCGAAATCCAGAGAAATAGACATCCACGATTGTGGTCTCTCATCGACGAAGTTGCTCGAGGAATGCAAACGAAACCTCCCGACACGATTTTTCTAAATCACGAGGTGAACGCAGCGGTATTCGAAGTCGGCGGCATTTTCGGAATGAACAGAAAACGAATCATGATTATCGGACTCGGAGAATTGAGTGCCGTAAATATATCGGAGTTTCGTGCAACGATTGCTCACGAACTCGCTCATTATGCTGGAAAACATACCGCTTTGAACGGCTGGCTCATTCGAACATCGGAACGTATCGAATTGCTCGCCCAAGAAGAAACTCCATGGTTGCTTGCGTTGTTCGTAAATTTTTATTTGTTCGTTTTCATGCGATTCGTCGGCTCACTTAGGAGACGAGAAGAATTTTATGCCGATGAAATATCCGCACGCCTCGTAGGCAGAACCGCTGCGATGGAAAGTTTAAAAAAAGAATACATTTATGGTTATCTTCAAGAGCATTTCTACGATAAGGGGGGGATGAACGCAATTCACGATGGAATAAACTATTTCGCCGCGCTCAGGCAATACGCAAAAAGCGCTTATAACCAAGACCAATTTCCGAATATCGAGAAGAAAATCGGAGCGATCTATCCGACGCCTTATGACCAGCACCCTACATATCCCGAACGCATCGCCTTCCTGAGGAGATTGCCCGATAAACCTCACAACACCGATACGCGTCTCGCCCGCGAACTATTGGATAACCCCGACGAAGTGGAAAACGGTTTGACGAAATGGATGAAAGTGCTGATCGATTTGACTCCGACTGTTCCGCGGGATTAA